In Enterobacter ludwigii, the following are encoded in one genomic region:
- the silB gene encoding Cu(+)/Ag(+) efflux RND transporter periplasmic adaptor subunit SilB, with translation MASLKIKYAAIIISSLIAGGLISVTAWQYVNSSQKTVQTEQKAPERKVLFWYDPMKPDTKFDKPGKSPFMDMDLVPKYADESGDKSSGGIRIDPTQVQNLGLKTQKVTRGMLNYSQTIPANVSYNEYQFVIVQARSDGFVEKVYPLTIGDHVKKGTPLIDITIPEWVEAQSEFLLLSGTGGTSTQIKGVLERLRLAGMPEEDIQRLRSTRTIQTRFTIKAPIDGVITAFDLRTGMNISKDKVVAQIQGMDPVWISAAVPESIAYLLKDTSQFEISVPAYPDKTFHVEKWNILPSVDQTTRTLQVRLQVSNKDEFLKPGMNAYLKLNTKSQEMLLIPSQAVIDTGKEQRVITVDDEGKFVPKQIHVLHESQQQSGIGSGLNEGDTVVVSGLFLIDSEANITGALERMRHPEKTENSMPAMSEQPVNMHSGH, from the coding sequence ATGGCTTCTTTAAAGATAAAATATGCTGCAATAATTATCAGCAGCCTCATAGCAGGGGGGCTGATATCGGTTACTGCCTGGCAGTATGTAAACTCATCACAAAAAACAGTACAAACCGAACAAAAGGCACCGGAGCGAAAGGTACTTTTCTGGTATGACCCGATGAAACCGGATACCAAATTTGATAAACCCGGAAAATCTCCCTTTATGGATATGGACCTGGTGCCGAAATATGCTGATGAAAGTGGCGATAAAAGCAGTGGCGGGATCCGTATCGATCCAACCCAGGTTCAGAATCTGGGATTAAAAACGCAAAAAGTTACGCGAGGAATGCTGAATTATTCCCAGACAATCCCGGCTAATGTCAGTTACAACGAGTATCAGTTTGTCATTGTGCAGGCGCGTTCTGACGGTTTCGTCGAAAAAGTGTATCCCCTGACGATTGGCGATCATGTGAAGAAAGGCACTCCGCTTATCGATATCACCATTCCTGAATGGGTTGAGGCACAAAGTGAGTTCCTGCTGTTATCCGGTACAGGCGGTACGTCAACCCAGATAAAAGGGGTTCTGGAGCGACTTCGTCTGGCTGGTATGCCGGAAGAGGATATTCAAAGGCTGCGTTCAACCCGCACAATCCAGACCCGTTTTACCATTAAAGCACCTATTGATGGTGTCATTACTGCGTTTGACCTGCGCACCGGAATGAATATTTCGAAAGATAAAGTAGTGGCTCAGATTCAGGGGATGGACCCGGTCTGGATCAGCGCTGCAGTGCCAGAATCTATCGCCTATCTGCTGAAAGATACGTCGCAGTTTGAAATTTCGGTACCGGCTTATCCGGATAAAACATTCCATGTCGAAAAATGGAACATTCTTCCCAGCGTGGATCAGACAACCCGTACGCTTCAGGTCCGTCTCCAGGTTTCTAATAAGGATGAGTTTCTCAAGCCGGGCATGAATGCCTATCTGAAACTGAATACCAAGAGCCAGGAGATGCTGCTGATACCAAGCCAGGCCGTTATCGATACCGGCAAAGAACAGCGCGTGATTACTGTTGATGATGAAGGCAAGTTTGTGCCGAAACAGATCCACGTTCTGCATGAATCACAGCAACAGTCCGGCATTGGCTCCGGCCTGAATGAAGGCGATACCGTGGTGGTCAGTGGCCTGTTCCTCATTGACTCCGAAGCCAATATTACGGGCGCGCTGGAACGTATGCGCCACCCTGAAAAAACAGAAAACAGTATGCCAGCAATGTCTGAGCAGCCTGTAAATATGCATTCAGGGCACTGA
- the silR gene encoding copper/silver response regulator transcription factor SilR: protein MKILIVEDEIKTGEYLSKGLTEAGFVVDHADNGLTGYHLAMTAEYDLVILDIMLPDVNGWDIIRMLRSAGKGMPVLLLTALGTIEHRVKGLELGADDYLVKPFAFAELLARVRTLLRRGNTMITESQLKVADLSVDLVSRKVSRAGNRIVLTSKEFSLLEFFIRHQGEVLPRSLIASQVWDMNFDSDTNAIDVAVKRLRAKIDNDYGTKLIQTVRGVGYMLEIPDA from the coding sequence ATGAAAATATTAATCGTTGAAGACGAAATTAAAACAGGTGAATATCTCAGCAAGGGGCTGACAGAGGCGGGGTTCGTCGTGGATCACGCTGATAATGGTCTGACCGGATATCATCTTGCCATGACAGCCGAGTATGATTTAGTCATCCTGGATATCATGCTGCCTGATGTAAACGGCTGGGATATCATCCGTATGCTGCGCAGTGCCGGAAAGGGGATGCCGGTATTACTGCTGACGGCCCTTGGCACGATTGAACACAGGGTCAAAGGACTTGAGCTGGGTGCGGACGATTATCTGGTGAAGCCCTTTGCGTTTGCTGAACTGCTCGCCCGGGTAAGAACCCTCCTCAGGCGGGGAAACACGATGATCACGGAAAGCCAGCTTAAAGTGGCTGACCTCTCGGTTGATCTCGTATCCAGAAAAGTCAGCCGCGCCGGGAACCGCATTGTGCTCACCAGTAAAGAGTTCAGCTTGCTGGAATTCTTCATTCGCCATCAGGGAGAAGTTCTTCCCCGCTCCCTGATTGCCTCTCAGGTCTGGGACATGAATTTTGACAGCGACACTAACGCGATTGATGTCGCAGTAAAGCGACTCCGCGCTAAAATAGACAACGATTACGGGACAAAACTGATCCAGACAGTGCGGGGCGTGGGCTACATGCTGGAGATCCCGGATGCATAG
- the silC gene encoding Cu(+)/Ag(+) efflux RND transporter outer membrane channel SilC, giving the protein MFKLKLLSISTIFILAGCVSLAPEYQRPPAPVPQQFSLSKNSLTPAVNSYQDTGWRNFFVDPQVSRLIGEALNNNRDLRMAALKVEEARAQFNVTDADRYPQLNASSGITYNGGLKGDKPTTQEYDAGLELSYELDFFGKLKNMSEADRQNYFASEEARRAVHILLVSNVSQSYFSQQLAYEQLRIARETLKNYEQSYAFVEQQLVTGSTNVLALEQARGQIESTRAEIAKREGDLAQANNALQLVLGTYRALPSEKGMKGGEIAPVKLPPNLSSQILLQRPDIMEAEYQLKAADANIGAARAAFFPSITLTSGLSASSTELSSLFTSGSGMWNFIPKIEIPIFNAGRNKANLKLAEIRQQQSVVNYEQKIQSAFKDVSDTLALRDSLSQQLESQQRYLDSLQITLQRARGLYASGAVSYIEVLDAERSLFATQQTILDLTYSRQVNEINLFTALGGGWVE; this is encoded by the coding sequence ATGTTCAAATTAAAATTACTCAGCATCAGTACCATATTCATCCTGGCTGGTTGTGTTTCTCTGGCACCTGAATATCAGCGTCCGCCAGCTCCGGTTCCCCAGCAGTTTTCATTGTCTAAAAACAGTCTGACGCCTGCGGTAAACAGCTATCAGGATACGGGCTGGCGAAACTTTTTTGTCGATCCCCAGGTCAGCAGGCTGATCGGTGAAGCCCTGAATAATAACCGTGATTTGAGAATGGCTGCCCTGAAGGTTGAAGAGGCCCGGGCCCAGTTCAACGTCACGGATGCAGATCGTTATCCCCAACTGAATGCCTCATCCGGGATCACATACAACGGTGGTCTGAAAGGTGACAAGCCGACCACACAGGAGTACGACGCGGGTCTGGAGCTCAGCTATGAGCTCGATTTTTTTGGCAAACTTAAGAACATGAGTGAGGCTGATCGCCAGAACTACTTTGCCAGCGAAGAAGCCCGTCGTGCCGTACACATCCTGCTGGTCTCCAACGTTTCACAGAGCTATTTCAGCCAGCAACTGGCGTACGAACAACTCCGTATTGCGCGGGAAACGCTGAAAAATTATGAACAGTCCTATGCTTTCGTTGAGCAACAGCTCGTGACCGGGAGTACGAACGTTCTGGCACTTGAACAGGCGAGAGGACAAATCGAAAGTACCCGCGCCGAAATAGCCAAACGAGAAGGCGATCTGGCTCAGGCAAACAATGCCCTGCAACTGGTGCTGGGAACGTACCGCGCACTTCCGTCAGAAAAAGGGATGAAAGGCGGGGAGATCGCACCAGTAAAATTGCCACCAAATCTATCTTCACAAATTTTGCTGCAGCGACCGGATATTATGGAAGCGGAATATCAGCTGAAAGCGGCTGATGCCAATATTGGCGCAGCGCGAGCGGCCTTTTTCCCCTCCATTACCCTGACCAGTGGTCTTTCCGCAAGCAGTACGGAGCTGTCAAGCCTGTTTACGTCAGGAAGTGGAATGTGGAATTTTATCCCTAAAATTGAAATTCCTATTTTTAATGCTGGCAGGAATAAAGCCAATCTGAAGCTGGCTGAAATTCGCCAGCAACAATCGGTGGTTAATTACGAACAAAAAATTCAGTCAGCCTTTAAGGATGTTTCCGACACGCTTGCGCTGCGCGACAGCCTTAGCCAGCAACTTGAGTCACAGCAGCGTTATCTTGATTCACTTCAGATAACTCTCCAGCGTGCCAGAGGATTATATGCAAGTGGTGCTGTCAGTTACATCGAAGTGCTGGATGCAGAACGTTCCCTCTTCGCTACGCAGCAAACCATTCTCGATCTTACCTATTCCCGACAGGTTAACGAAATTAATCTGTTTACCGCGCTGGGTGGCGGTTGGGTAGAGTAA
- the cusF gene encoding cation efflux system protein CusF, which produces MRNSLKAVLFGAFSVMFSAGLHAETHQHGDMNAASDASVQQVIKGTGVVKDIDMNSKKITISHEAIPAVGWPAMTMRFTFVNADDAINALKTGNHVDFSFIQQGNISLLKSINVTQS; this is translated from the coding sequence ATGCGTAATTCACTTAAAGCCGTTTTATTTGGTGCCTTCTCTGTCATGTTTTCTGCCGGTCTTCATGCTGAAACACATCAGCATGGCGATATGAATGCTGCCAGTGATGCTTCGGTACAGCAGGTTATCAAGGGCACCGGTGTCGTTAAAGACATTGATATGAATAGTAAAAAGATTACCATTTCGCACGAAGCAATCCCTGCTGTGGGCTGGCCTGCAATGACCATGCGCTTCACTTTTGTTAATGCAGACGACGCTATCAATGCCCTGAAAACCGGCAACCATGTCGATTTCTCGTTTATTCAGCAGGGCAATATCTCCTTACTCAAAAGCATTAACGTTACGCAATCCTGA
- the silA gene encoding Cu(+)/Ag(+) efflux RND transporter permease subunit SilA, giving the protein MIEWIIRRSVANRFLVMMGALFLSIWGTWTIINTPVDALPDLSDVQVIIKTSYPGQAPQIVENQVTYPLTTTMLSVPGAKTVRGFSQFGDSYVYVIFEDGTDLYWARSRVLEYLNQVQGKLPAGVSSEIGPDATGVGWIFEYALVDRNGKHDLSELRSLQDWFLKFELKTIPNVAEVASVGGVVKQYQIQVNPVKLSQYGISLPEVKQALESSNQEAGGSSVEMAEAEYMVRASGYLQSIDDFNNIVLKTGENGVPVYLRDVARVQTGPEMRRGIAELNGQGEVAGGVVILRSGKNARDVITAVRDKLETLKASLPEGVEIVTTYDRSQLIDRAIDNLSSKLLEEFIVVAIVCALFLWHVRSALVAIISLPLGLCIAFIVMHFQGLNANIMSLGGIAIAVGAMVDAAIVMIENAHKRLEEWDHQHPGEQIDNATRWKVITDASVEVGPALFISLLIITLSFIPIFTLEGQEGRLFGPLAFTKTYSMAGAAALAIIVIPILMGFWIRGKIPAETSNPLNRVLIKAYHPLLLRVLHWPKTTLLVAALSIFTVIWPLSQVGGEFLPKINEGDLLYMPSTLPGVSPAEAAALLQTTDKLIKSVPEVASVFGKTGKAETATDSAPLEMVETTIQLKPEDQWRPGMTIDKIIDELDRTVRLPGLANLWVPPIRNRIDMLSTGIKSPIGIKVSGTVLSDIDATAQSIEAVAKTVPGVVSVLAERLEGGRYIDIDINREKASRYGMTVGDVQLFVSSAIGGAMVGETVEGVARYPINIRYPQDYRNSPQALKQMPILTPMKQQITLGDVADINVVSGPTMLKTENARPASWIYVDARGRDMVSVVNDIKTAISEKVKLRPGTSVAFSGQFELLEHANKKLKLMVPMTVMIIFILLYLAFRRVDEALLILMSLPFALVGGIWFLYWQGFHMSVATGTGFIALAGVAAEFGVVMLMYLRHAIEAHPELSRKETFTPEGLDEALYHGAVLRVRPKAMTVAVIIAGLLPILWGTGAGSEVMSRIAAPMIGGMITAPLLSLFIIPAAYKLIWLRRHKKSVS; this is encoded by the coding sequence ATGATTGAATGGATTATCCGGCGCTCTGTCGCCAACCGTTTCCTGGTCATGATGGGCGCACTGTTTCTCAGCATCTGGGGCACATGGACGATAATTAACACGCCGGTCGATGCGCTGCCTGACCTGTCAGATGTGCAGGTCATTATTAAAACCAGCTATCCCGGACAGGCCCCGCAGATTGTAGAAAACCAGGTCACCTATCCGCTTACCACCACCATGCTGTCCGTACCTGGCGCAAAAACCGTGCGTGGCTTTTCACAGTTCGGTGATTCGTATGTGTATGTCATTTTTGAAGACGGCACCGATCTGTACTGGGCCCGTTCGCGCGTGCTGGAATACCTGAATCAGGTTCAGGGCAAACTGCCTGCGGGTGTGAGCTCTGAAATCGGCCCGGACGCCACGGGAGTGGGCTGGATATTTGAATATGCCCTTGTCGATCGCAACGGAAAACACGACCTTTCAGAACTGCGCTCTCTGCAGGACTGGTTCCTGAAATTTGAGCTGAAAACCATCCCGAACGTGGCTGAGGTCGCTTCGGTTGGCGGCGTGGTGAAACAGTACCAGATTCAGGTCAATCCGGTAAAACTGTCCCAGTACGGTATCAGCCTGCCCGAAGTGAAACAGGCACTTGAATCGTCTAACCAGGAGGCCGGTGGCTCATCCGTTGAAATGGCCGAAGCGGAGTATATGGTCCGTGCCAGCGGTTATCTTCAGAGCATTGATGATTTTAATAACATCGTCCTGAAAACAGGTGAGAACGGCGTGCCGGTTTATCTGCGGGATGTTGCCCGCGTGCAGACCGGGCCCGAAATGAGGCGTGGTATTGCCGAGCTGAACGGCCAGGGAGAAGTCGCTGGCGGCGTGGTGATCCTGCGGTCGGGTAAAAATGCGCGCGACGTTATCACGGCAGTGAGGGATAAACTGGAGACGCTGAAGGCCAGCCTGCCGGAAGGCGTTGAAATCGTGACCACCTACGATCGCAGCCAGTTAATCGACCGGGCGATTGATAACCTCAGTTCCAAACTTCTGGAAGAGTTTATCGTGGTGGCCATCGTCTGTGCTCTGTTCCTGTGGCACGTACGTTCTGCCCTGGTGGCGATTATCTCTCTGCCGCTTGGCCTGTGTATCGCCTTTATCGTCATGCACTTCCAGGGACTGAACGCCAATATCATGTCGCTGGGAGGGATAGCGATTGCCGTCGGTGCGATGGTGGATGCCGCCATTGTGATGATTGAAAATGCGCACAAACGGCTTGAGGAGTGGGATCATCAGCATCCGGGTGAGCAGATTGACAACGCCACCCGCTGGAAGGTGATTACCGACGCCTCCGTGGAAGTGGGACCCGCGTTGTTCATTAGCTTGCTGATCATCACCCTGTCCTTTATTCCTATCTTTACCCTGGAAGGGCAGGAAGGTCGTCTGTTTGGCCCGCTGGCATTCACGAAAACGTACTCCATGGCGGGAGCGGCCGCACTGGCCATCATCGTCATTCCTATTCTGATGGGATTCTGGATCCGGGGGAAAATTCCTGCCGAGACAAGTAACCCCCTGAACCGGGTGCTGATCAAAGCGTATCATCCTTTGCTGCTGCGGGTCCTCCACTGGCCAAAAACAACCCTGCTGGTTGCGGCCTTGTCCATTTTCACGGTTATCTGGCCACTGAGTCAGGTGGGCGGTGAATTTCTGCCGAAGATTAACGAGGGCGATCTGCTGTATATGCCGTCGACCTTGCCTGGCGTCTCTCCGGCAGAAGCTGCAGCGCTCCTGCAGACAACAGACAAGTTAATCAAAAGCGTTCCTGAAGTGGCTTCTGTATTTGGCAAGACCGGTAAAGCAGAGACCGCAACGGATTCCGCGCCGCTCGAAATGGTGGAAACCACGATCCAGCTCAAACCTGAGGATCAGTGGCGTCCCGGCATGACAATTGACAAGATTATTGATGAACTCGACAGGACAGTCCGTTTACCGGGTCTGGCAAACCTCTGGGTGCCGCCTATCCGTAACCGTATTGATATGCTCTCAACCGGGATCAAAAGCCCGATAGGTATCAAAGTGTCCGGGACTGTTCTGTCCGATATCGACGCGACGGCGCAGAGTATCGAGGCGGTAGCCAAAACCGTGCCTGGCGTGGTGTCTGTCCTGGCTGAGCGACTTGAGGGCGGGCGCTACATCGATATCGATATCAACCGGGAGAAAGCCTCCCGCTACGGGATGACGGTAGGTGATGTCCAGCTGTTCGTCTCTTCAGCAATCGGAGGTGCTATGGTGGGTGAGACGGTTGAAGGGGTGGCCCGGTACCCTATTAACATTCGCTACCCGCAGGATTACCGGAACAGTCCGCAGGCGCTGAAACAGATGCCGATCCTGACCCCGATGAAGCAGCAGATCACGCTGGGCGATGTCGCGGATATTAACGTCGTTTCTGGACCAACCATGCTGAAAACCGAAAATGCCCGGCCAGCCAGCTGGATTTATGTTGATGCCCGCGGCAGGGACATGGTGTCGGTGGTTAACGACATTAAGACGGCCATCAGCGAGAAAGTGAAACTGAGACCGGGAACCAGTGTGGCATTCTCCGGACAGTTTGAACTGCTTGAGCATGCCAACAAGAAACTGAAGCTGATGGTGCCGATGACGGTGATGATCATTTTCATCCTGTTGTATCTGGCATTCCGCCGGGTTGACGAAGCCCTGCTGATCCTGATGAGCCTGCCGTTCGCCCTGGTTGGCGGAATATGGTTCCTGTACTGGCAGGGCTTCCATATGTCAGTGGCGACCGGAACCGGGTTTATCGCCCTGGCCGGGGTGGCAGCAGAGTTTGGCGTGGTCATGCTGATGTATCTGCGTCATGCCATTGAAGCGCACCCGGAATTGTCCCGTAAAGAGACGTTCACACCGGAAGGTCTTGATGAAGCCCTCTATCATGGTGCCGTACTGCGTGTCCGGCCGAAAGCCATGACCGTGGCGGTGATCATTGCGGGTCTGCTGCCAATACTCTGGGGAACCGGCGCAGGTTCAGAAGTCATGAGCCGTATTGCGGCACCCATGATTGGTGGGATGATCACGGCTCCGCTGCTGTCCCTGTTCATTATTCCTGCCGCCTACAAATTAATCTGGCTGCGCAGACATAAAAAAAGCGTGTCCTGA
- the silS gene encoding copper/silver sensor histidine kinase SilS, translated as MHSKPSRRPFSLALRLTFFISLSTILAFIAFTWFMLHSVEKHFAEQDVSDLQQISTTLSRILQSPADPDEKKVSKIKESIASYRNVALLLLNPRGEVLLSSAQGAALRPAVNSADFSEHSRARDVFLWTVEDPAGPMDTGSGMKMETYRIIASSGQAIFQGKQQNYVMLTGLSINFHLHYLDALKKNLIAIAVVISLLIVLIIRIAVRQGHLPLRNVSNAIKSITSENLDARLEPTRVPIELEQLVISFNHMIGKIEDVFTRQANFSADIAHEIRTPITNLVTQTEIALSQDRTQKELEDVLYSSLEEYNRMTKMVSDMLFLAQADNNQLIPDRVMFDLRAEVMKVFEFFEAWAEERNITLKFDGMPCLVEGDPQMFRRAINNLLSNALRYTPEGQAITVSIREQESFFDLVIENPGKPIPEEHLSRLFDRFYRVDPSRQRKGEGSGIGLAIVKSIVEAHHGRVQVESDVRSTRFILSVPRLEKMIPETQC; from the coding sequence ATGCATAGCAAACCGTCCAGACGACCTTTCTCACTCGCTCTGCGGCTGACCTTTTTTATCAGCCTGTCCACAATACTGGCGTTTATCGCCTTCACCTGGTTTATGCTGCATTCTGTTGAAAAGCATTTTGCCGAGCAGGATGTCAGCGATCTGCAACAAATCAGCACCACACTGAGCCGTATACTCCAGTCCCCGGCAGATCCGGATGAAAAAAAAGTAAGCAAAATAAAGGAATCAATTGCCAGCTACCGCAACGTTGCCCTTTTGCTCCTCAATCCCAGGGGTGAAGTGCTCTTGAGCTCAGCTCAGGGGGCGGCACTACGCCCGGCAGTGAATTCAGCAGATTTTAGCGAGCACAGCCGCGCACGGGATGTCTTTCTCTGGACGGTGGAGGATCCTGCGGGACCGATGGATACCGGGTCCGGAATGAAGATGGAAACATACCGGATTATCGCCTCCTCTGGCCAGGCGATATTTCAGGGCAAACAGCAGAACTATGTCATGCTGACTGGCCTCTCCATTAATTTCCATCTCCATTACCTTGATGCGCTGAAAAAAAATCTGATTGCAATCGCTGTTGTGATAAGCCTGCTGATTGTTCTGATCATTCGCATCGCTGTCCGTCAGGGGCATCTGCCCCTTCGTAATGTCAGCAATGCCATTAAAAGCATCACCTCCGAGAATCTTGATGCGCGGCTGGAACCGACACGGGTTCCCATTGAGCTGGAGCAACTGGTTATCTCGTTCAATCATATGATTGGAAAGATTGAGGATGTCTTTACCCGCCAGGCCAATTTCTCTGCCGATATCGCGCACGAGATCAGAACGCCCATCACCAATCTGGTGACACAGACTGAAATCGCGCTGAGTCAGGATCGAACCCAGAAGGAACTTGAGGATGTCCTCTACTCCAGCCTGGAAGAGTATAACCGGATGACCAAAATGGTCAGCGACATGCTGTTCCTGGCGCAGGCAGACAATAATCAGCTGATACCTGACAGGGTCATGTTTGACCTCAGAGCGGAAGTCATGAAAGTCTTCGAGTTTTTCGAAGCCTGGGCCGAAGAACGCAATATCACGCTCAAATTTGACGGGATGCCCTGCCTGGTTGAGGGAGATCCACAAATGTTCAGAAGGGCGATCAATAATCTGTTATCCAATGCCCTGCGTTATACCCCGGAGGGACAGGCAATCACCGTCTCAATAAGAGAGCAGGAGAGCTTTTTTGACCTTGTGATTGAAAATCCGGGGAAACCGATCCCTGAAGAACATTTATCAAGGCTGTTTGACCGTTTTTATCGGGTGGATCCATCCAGACAACGAAAAGGAGAAGGCAGCGGCATCGGCCTTGCGATTGTGAAGTCAATCGTGGAAGCACATCACGGAAGA